Sequence from the Polypterus senegalus isolate Bchr_013 chromosome 3, ASM1683550v1, whole genome shotgun sequence genome:
acagtgacacatattacagccacatacaaggtcccttgccatttaatatagactgttcctactaatgtttatgcactactgttctagcgcccgttattgtaacgggcttaatgtctagtaggtATATAAGTTTGCAAAAGTCTcttaaatcctgttttcactttgtcattctaagGTATTCAGTGTTctttaatgagggaaaaaaatacatttaaatgattttagcacaaggatgCAAATATAGGCAggctggtggctctgaggctaaggatctgtgccagcaatcggaaggtttcCAGTTTGAACCCCATAAATGCCACAAGCGATTCCACCCTGTTAGGCCTGTAATCtctaattgctccatcctgggtatgatgctaACCTGCATCCAGCTCAGCAAGAAGGTCCTCCTACTCGCAGGGAAaactttggggttggtggcaggattagcacaCCAGCCACTGTAATaagcctcacactgttccattccatttgaacctGTGGGGTGCTGAGGAGTCACAGattcactcaggtcctaatttgggacaCTGAGGTGGTTTGTAGAGTGGTGGGTGAGGCACcttgctgtatcagtgcatgctcccaacctctctctctctctctctgcaaatataacaaaacatgtaaaaagtgaaGGAGCCTTCTGAAGGTACTGTATATGTGACACAATATCAGCATACACTGTAgatatttcagtttataatgTACAGGTACGGTGTTCACTTGGGCTCACTTTAGAGTATTTCAATATATTGTGACGTGAGGGCAGTCACTTTCTAACTTTTGTGTGAGGGAATAGGGAGGCTGGAAGGAGAGGTTTGTAAATGTAAGGGGTAGGTACACCACCTAGGGGGTGAGTGACCGGCATAGGGCTAAAGAAGAGCCAGAAGTGCAGGGTGAAGGTTAGGGATGAGGAGCCTAAGGGTGACAGACAGTGGTGACAAGTGAAGTGGACAGATACGTAAAGCAGTTGAAGCAGGAAAGCTATGATGAGCGCTTAaagttttggaggtgtgctctaCAACCCAAACTAGCAAAGCCAACGATACTGCACTTTTTGTATGGAACTAAATTGAACAATAAACCCAAAGAGGCCCTGACAGCTGTGAATCCTGCTGTTCTTATTTACCCAGATCACTACAATAATGTTTATGAGACAAAATCGTATTGTACATGGCTAGTATATGTTTGAGTGCAGCCTAAACGGTTTAGACTACAGCATCAGTGTTTGATTATATGCTGTTGTGTGCTATTAAGAATGAATGAAGTCCTAAACAGCATTTCATCAATAATCCACTGAAGCACCTCAAACTCCTGAGCAGAGCCGGCCTTAGGGCAAAGCGAATTAAGTGACCGCTTCAGGCCCACAGCTGGAGGGGGCCCACTGcgtccaaggttttttttttcctgtgatgtgACGCTGCTGCGGAGGGCCCAATGGAGCAACAGACTCCTTCACTCCAACCTCTATtacaaatttttttatatatataattcacgggCAACATATTCCATCACCTAATTACTCCACGTGGACATCTCCACACAGCACTCTAATCTTCATTACGCTTCACTCAGGCCTGCGCGCCTGTTGCCGCCTCCACGGCTCATCTGTGCCTCTGTCCTCAGTAGGCAGCCACTTACACTTCAGTCAGGGCCGCTCCGCCGCACTGCATTCTCGacagagcataaaaggggcccttCTCTTCGTAAAGCCATCACTTTCCTTCATATCAATATATTCCCATTTTGTTAGAAAGAACGTCTTGTAGATAGTAGTTAGGCCTTGCCGAATTTCTATAGTTTGAAATTATTGTATTCCAAATGTCTTCAGTTCCACCGCCAAAGAAATATAAATCAGGTGCTCAAAAACGTAAAGAAAAAGCAGCGAAAGATGAATTCTTCGTATACCCAAAAAGACGCTTTGTAGCGCTTCCTAACGAAAACGGTTAGCtctggcagcagcagcaacactAGCACCAGGACTGAACTTCCATTAATTGAAGATACCGCAACGCCGTCCAAGCCCCACAAACCTGTATCCGACTCCGAGGAGTCAGAAGCCGATGACGTTAAGAATGACATGGACATGGGTTTTTCGTCAGGTTCAGCAACGTTGCGAGCCGTTTCGGTTTCTAACCAGAAAGATGAAGATCATGACGAGGCTGATAATGATTTCGATTCCTTTAGTTGGGGAGATCTAGGTTTGTGGGGTGCAGCAATCACAGACAAGGAACGTGTCTTCCTAGTCCAAAAGGGGCCCTTTCACACAAAACCGGGATTCAATATCCGACGAATGATGATGGGCGCCATTTTTCTGATTCCTTTTATTCCCGAAAATTACCAAATGGGGAATTTGTTGACAGACCCTGGCTTGTTTACTCAAagaacaaaaatgcagttttttgtttctgctgcaaGTTATTCTCGATTATCCAGATAAAATTGACTACTGATGGTTGCGGTGATTGGAGAAATGTGTCCCGAGACATGTGCAGTCACGAAATATCTGCCAATCATATACGTGCCTTTAAGGATTGGTTGGAACTTCAAAATCACTTGAAGGCAGGATGCGCCATTGATAAGCGTGCATAAGAACTTCTGCTAAGAGAAATTGAGCATTGGCACAATGTATTAACAAGAATCATTGCTATTATTCAGTTTCTGGGTGAAAGAAACCTGACGTTTCGAGGTTCTAGCGATCGTACAGTATATTTGCCCCGCATAATGGCAATTTTCTTGGGTAAGTGGAATTGTTTAGCCAAATTTGATCCGTGCATGCAAGAGCATGTTCGAAGGATTACAGACAATGAAATCCACGATCATCATCTGGGCAAAAACgtgcaaaatgaaataattcatttGATGGGTAATGCTACGTTAGAGAAAATAATTTCCCATATTCATAAGGCCAAGTATTTCTCAATCATTCTTGACTGCACTCCTGATATAAGCCATGAAGAGCAGATGACGATGATAATAAGGATCGTTCATATTGATGGCTCCTCAGTGGAAGTTCGAGAATATTTTGTAGAGTACATAGCCGTTGATGATAGCACTGGCTCCAACCTCACAGACCAATGCTTACGGGTGCTCTCAGAGTTGAAATTGGACCTAGGTAACTGTAGGGGACAGGGATATGATAACGGTTCCAATATCAAAGGCAAACACAGTGGCGTTCAGAAATGAATACTGGATAAAAATCCAAGAGCATTCTACATCCCATGCGGTTGTCATATCCTTAATTTGCTTGTTGGAGACATGGCTAAATCGTCACCAACTGCCATGTCATGTTTTGAAACGTTACATCAGATCTATTTGCTGTTTAGTGCTTCTGCCGTACGCTGGCAGATTCTGGAGAAGCTCATCAATAATTTCACTCTGAAGTGCATTTGTGACACTAGATGGGAATGCAGGATTGAGAGTGTTAAAGCTGTCAGATTCCAAATACGCTCTGTGTATGACGCGCTGGTAGATGTTTCTGAAGATTCTAAAGATCCTAAGGCTAGAACTGAAGCCGCTGCATTAGCCAAGCAGCTGAAAAATTTTCCATTTCTTGTTTCCTTAGCGATTTGGTACGACATTCTTTCACAGCTCAATGTAGCCagcaaaattttgcaaaatgaaaatatgcactATGATGTTGCTCTCAAATGCATCAACACTGTCTCTGACTATTTGGTTTTGTACAGAGAAAATGGACTAGAATTAGCAGAAGCTACAGCCAGAGAGCTCGCTAATGAATTGGAGATGCCTTCCGAGGATGTCGCATTTCCTGCAGTAGCCAGTTTACGCAGGAGACGAACATTTCGATTAGGAAGTCCGGGATGAGTTAATAACTGATCCAAAGGAAAAGTTTCACACAGaattctttcttgtccttctggaTCAAGCAATCATGTCCATGAATGAAAGGTCTGACCAAATGAAACAGCATTTCGACAATTTTGGATTTCTCCACAATTATCAGTTAATATCATCCATGTATGATAATACCTTGATGAAATACTCTATGTACTTGAAAATTGCATTAACTGACTCGAAGAATAATGAATCAGACATCGATCCACACGCACTATGCCGTGAAATTTGCATGTTTGCCAATTTAGTTCCTACCAACCGGCCATGCAAGCACTAGAATATCTGTATGAGAAGGAGTTAGCAACTGCCATGCCTAATGTTGCTGTGGCTCTCAGAATAGCATTGACTGTGCCTATAATGGTATCCGGTGGAGAGGAGTTTTTCAAAACTCAAGCTTATCAAAAATTACTTGCGAAGCTCCATGAGCCACGAAATTCTGAATAGTCTGGCATTGATTTCAATTGAGCAAGAGATAGTCGAATCTCTTGATTATTCTGAACTTATTCATGAGTTTGCCAGTGCCAAGGTTCGAAAAGTGTCTTTTGTGTGAAAATAGATTTCAATATCTGCAGGTAAGTTATTTTATACAGAAATCTGAATATCTCGAAAGTATGAAAGCAAGCTTTAAAaccgaataaaaatgtaaaaacaaaataatgtggatctcatcttcataaaataaaaaaatatataaaaaatataaaaagcaaaaaaaaagtgcttggccTAGCTATTTACCTCCACATGCTGCCTGGTGGAAGCAGCAAAAGCTGGCTAAAATGTAGTGTTATCTGTTAATGTATCGTCACTAAAGACATTTATGTGGGCCCACTCCGTCCTCCATCATTCacaccctactctctcttctgtttctttttccggtttctctgtggtgacggcctgcgccaccaccaacctactcaaagcaccatgatgccccagcattgatggactaaaagccagaagtccacgtgatcatcatcatcatcatcatcatcatcatcatcaaatccttccgtgaaaaccataaatacaaagaggactgtttcatttatgtgaggtagattgcccagaggggactgggcggtctcatggtctggaatccctgcagattttatttttttctccagccgtctggagttttttttttgttttttctgtcccccctggccattggaccttactcttgttctatgttaattaatgttgacttattttattttcttactgtgtctcttatttttctattcttcattatgtaaagcactttaagctacatttttttttgtatgaaaatgtgctatataaataaatgttgttgttgttgttgttgttgttgttcactcAGGGTGTCTGCGCTGACAGCCTGCAAATTTGGCTCCTGTCAGTGTGTTACGGTTACGGTTGTCAGTGTCAAACGGAAATCGTCAAAAAGTGATGGTTGTAGATGCCGGGAAAATGCATTTCTGCATCTCAGAATGCAGGAAATCGCTTGGCAGCCGGAGCTCTGCCCCGGACTCCCTAGCTGCAGGGGTTTGCTTCGGGCCCGAAATTGTCTAGGGCCGGCTCTGTCCTGAGTGCATCGCCATAGCCCTGGCGCGTGACGTCATCGGCTCCACCGGCCGGCTAACCTTTAACTTTAAGAGTGTCGTCTTTCTTCCCTGCTCCTCAATATTTTTCAGTGGTTCCGAtcatttattcaagaataatCATCTGTTTAGGCTTCCTGTCACCTGAATAGGGGAGGAAGGAGAATGACAACTTTTAGTTTCATTTGACTCGCCCTCTTATTCACAGGTACaagtgtttgtttcttttaatggtGCGTCAGGGCAATGAGAACTTTTAGTTTCCATATGACTTGTCTTCTTATTCACGGGTACaagtgtttgtttcttttaatggtGCGTAAGGGCAATGACAATATAACAATGGCGCCAATGAATGAAGGAAAATCAAAGAGCCTTTCCTTCTTTCCTTAAGGAACAAATCGCCTTATGTACCGACTACACGTGCCGTATCAATAATGGAACAAACGGTGATGGCAGACGCTAAATAATTGATGTGGACGGGACTGAATCAGCGGCTGCTTGGTTTTCTTCTATGCGGGATGTTCATCTCTGTTGGGGATACTGCAGATGCTATTTGATTTTCTACtcgagaattttttttttagattatttatttattgggctGTAAATTTCAGAAGACGCGGAAAGCTGTACTCTCTATGGAATATAACCGTCCCTAAGTAACGTAATGGATACAGCCAGTCTGCACTGAGGCTCCCCTTCATTCTCGTGCCTCCATCATGTCAAATGGCTCCGCTTTTTTCTCCGCTTGCTCGCTTTGTCACTCCCACGTACCACGCGTAACACCCAAGGAATAAAAGGGAAGCCGCTTATTGATGTCCCGTCAGCTCCTTTCAAGGCGCCTACCTGCCGGCTTATTCAGCTCCTTGGAAACAGGCGTGCATTGCCAATCTGCCGCCGATGACGTTATTAGTATCAATAGCGATATCATAGCAGCCAGCTGTAATGGATCTTAAACAATGGCCTCCAGCTGAATCAAGCAGTGCCTGACAAGAAATCCCTCGCGTCAGAAGAGCAAGTGACATGTCTCCTCTCTGCCATGGCACTCAAATGGTGGCAATTCAATTACTGATATTAATTCTTTTATTCTCTTTTGAAAGTCGTATCACTCTAAAGCACGTAGCATgcaatgtatattatatatagtgcctgtGGACAGTAGGGGGAACTCCAGctcccaaacccaacacaaacaggtTTAAAGGCCATCAGTCTTTTATTTTAGGTAAACgtttctctttattatataaaaaaaaaaatcttggaaggagatgagacataACTGTATCAGAGACACTTTCTCGAGACGAGTCTTCGTGCCAAGccatgtaaccacgcccggggccagaagcCCAGCGAGAGAAGAGCttgtgcaaagagatttggaaaagtcctgtgtggttatgtcagacacatttcttgtagagagaaagaaacggtATTCACGCTCAGGTAGTTATACATTGCGTCATCACTGTGTAATTCCAAACAcacctcttcctttccaccatcttcgcttattgactgtattgctgaaattaaatactGGTTTTCTTcgtattttctttaattaaacagtgacaaaactgaggttctcctcattggctcaaaatcatcattatccaaagctgaTAATCTTTCTCTTGTGATTGATAACTCAGTTGTTTCCtcatcacctcaggtcaagagtctgggtgtcatcctcgacagtactctatctttccaatctcacattaataacatcaccggtctgcttacttccacctacgtaatatcaatcgcatccgcccctccctcactccccataccactgccattcttgttcacagtcttgttacttctcgtctggactactgcaattcactcctctttggtctctgtAATAAATCtttccataagcttcagctagtccagaattctgcagctcgcatcattactcaaacctcatctattcaccatgttactccggtcttgcagcagctttgttggctcctgattaagttttgaattgattttaaaattctgctattaacatttaaggccattcataacctaaCCTTGCCCCTCTATATCTGtccaaccttcttcatgttgccattccctcctgtaaccttagatcctcttcctccatccacctgaccgtcCCTCTTGCCCTTCTTACCACCATGGGAAGCCGAGCATTCAgtcgttctgctcccaagctctggaattcattacctactgagattagaaatatcaaatcattttcaaccttcaaatgtaaacttaaaatgcatctgtttaaaatgtttttttctttatgattacagtggctttgtttggttttcattttcacatcttctattttttctgatgttttaagttgtttataatgtgtctttttatttatttttttattgtttgttcggtgtccttgagttctcagaaaggcgccttgtataaataaaatgtattattatccattctgctatatcctaactacagggtcatgggggtctgctggagccaatctcagccaacacagggcgcaaggcaggaaacaaaccctgggcagggtgcgcacacacactagggacaatttagaatcgccaatgcacctaacctgcatgtctttggaccatgggaggaaaccagagcacccacacggggagaacatgcaaactccacacagggaggacctgggaagcaaacctgggtctcctaactgcaaggcagcagcgctacccactgtgccacctgtgttattattattattatcaataaacATGGAATCAAACTTCAaagcaatattgatgaaaaggtaaaagcgaaaagagatcgaatatatatgaacataggtgaaatgacagaagtgcgctgtgcgagatgcagatcacgtggcacggcagcagcagcaagccagcagctgatcaagcaaagaggaggtaaaaataaatac
This genomic interval carries:
- the LOC120526452 gene encoding uncharacterized protein LOC120526452 — translated: MAIFLGKWNCLAKFDPCMQEHVRRITDNEIHDHHLGKNVQNEIIHLMGNATLEKIISHIHKAKYFSIILDCTPDISHEEQMTMIIRIVHIDGSSVEVREYFVEYIAVDDSTGSNLTDQCLRVLSELKLDLGNCRGQGYDNGSNIKAVRFQIRSVYDALVDVSEDSKDPKARTEAAALAKQLKNFPFLVSLAIWYDILSQLNVASKILQNENMHYDVALKCINTVSDYLVLYRENGLELAEATARELANELEMPSEDVAFPAVASLRRRRTFRLGSPG